The following nucleotide sequence is from uncultured Desulfovibrio sp..
CCGCGTGAACGGCGGCCAATTTCCGCAGCGCCGTCAGTGGAGACCTCCACGCCCAGGATGCGCGCCGTGCGCTGCACCACGCGGGCAAGGTCCTCCGGGCTGTAATATTCCAGCCGCGCCACAATGCCGAATCGGTCACGCAGGGGCGAAGAGATCAAGCCCATGCGCGTGGTCGCCCCCACAAGGGTGAAGGGCTCAAGATCAATCTTGACCGTGCGCGCCGCAGGCCCCTGCCCGATGACCAGATCGAGCTTGAAATCTTCCATGGCGGGATACAGCACTTCCTCCACGGCAATGGGCATGCGGTGGATTTCATCCACAAAAAGGATGTCGTGCCTGTTCAGATTGGTGAGGATGGCGGCAAGGTCCCCGCTGCGCTCAAGCACCGGCCCGGAGGTGCAGATAAGATTGACCCCCAGCTCGGAGGCCATGATCTGCGCCAGCGTGGTTTTGCCAAGCCCAGGATTGCCGTAAAAAAGCGTGTGGTCCAGCGCCT
It contains:
- the ruvB gene encoding Holliday junction branch migration DNA helicase RuvB, which produces MTDLANPCVAECTTGIDESVRPHSLDDFIGQNELRANLRVYLGAARERGKALDHTLFYGNPGLGKTTLAQIMASELGVNLICTSGPVLERSGDLAAILTNLNRHDILFVDEIHRMPIAVEEVLYPAMEDFKLDLVIGQGPAARTVKIDLEPFTLVGATTRMGLISSPLRDRFGIVARLEYYSPEDLARVVQRTARILGVEVSTDGAAEIGRRSRGTPRIANRLLRRVRDFALVHGDGLVTGEQASAALKRMDVDELGLDQMDRKLLEVLIKHYDGGPVGIKTLAVACSEEVRTIEDIYEPYLIQCGFLKRTPRGRMATALAYRHLKMLLS